Sequence from the Thermocoleostomius sinensis A174 genome:
CATTTCCTTCCAGCGCTCAAGACGCCGCAATCTGTACTAGCCAGTTGCGAGATTCGATCGATGCTGTGCTGAACCGTCCTGAACTGCGCCGAACTCGCTGGGGGGTTCTGGTTCAATCCTTGGGCGATCCACAGCCACTTTATAGCCACAATGCCGAGCAGTATTTCGTTCCCGCTTCTAATGTCAAACTGCTGACGACAGCGGCAGCCTTAGAGCAGTTGGGCCCAGACTTTCGGATTCGTACCTCGATTTACCATAGAAATTTTGCCAATCAGCAAACTCTATACATCGTTGGACGAGGCGATCCCAGTTTAACGGATGAGGATCTGGTTAGTTTGGCTCAGCAATTACGCGAGCGAGGGATTACAACGGTCGATCGGCTGATTGGAGACGACTCCTATTTTCAAGGAGACTCCATCAACCCTACTTGGGAATGGGAAGATATCCAAGCTGGCTATGGGGCACCTGTCAATAGCCTGATCTTGAATCAGAATGCCATTGGTCTAACAGTGATCCCGCAAGCATTAGGGCAACCCTTGGCGGTGCGATGGGATGATCCGGCTGAGTCCATTATGTGGCAGGTACAAAATCGATCGACCACAGTTCCTGTAGATGCGACGGAGTTTTTAACCGTGGGGCGCGATCTCAGTCGCTCAGTACTGTATGTGCACGGGCAGTTGCGGGTTGGGTCTGCGTCTGAGCCAGTTGCTGTCTCGGTGCCGCAGCCAGCCCAACGGTTCATGCAGCGGTTTGTGCAAATTTTGGTAACGCAAGGAATTCAAGTGCGACAAACGATTGTAACTACCCAATTTACTGATCCCCAAGGACTAGAAATTGCCGCCGTTGAGTCCCCTCCCCTCAGTGAACTGCTCGTAGAAACCAATCGAGAGAGTAATAACCTATATGCTGAAGTGTTGCTGCGATCGCTTGGAAAACGCAACGAAGAGGCAACTTCGACCTTGGAGGCGGGAATTGCTGCGT
This genomic interval carries:
- the dacB gene encoding D-alanyl-D-alanine carboxypeptidase/D-alanyl-D-alanine endopeptidase, which gives rise to MIIRLNQAGLLVVLCSWLGLGAFPSSAQDAAICTSQLRDSIDAVLNRPELRRTRWGVLVQSLGDPQPLYSHNAEQYFVPASNVKLLTTAAALEQLGPDFRIRTSIYHRNFANQQTLYIVGRGDPSLTDEDLVSLAQQLRERGITTVDRLIGDDSYFQGDSINPTWEWEDIQAGYGAPVNSLILNQNAIGLTVIPQALGQPLAVRWDDPAESIMWQVQNRSTTVPVDATEFLTVGRDLSRSVLYVHGQLRVGSASEPVAVSVPQPAQRFMQRFVQILVTQGIQVRQTIVTTQFTDPQGLEIAAVESPPLSELLVETNRESNNLYAEVLLRSLGKRNEEATSTLEAGIAALEMTFNGWGINPDSYALVDGSGLSRHNLVSPEAIVQTLQIMARSSNASTYRHSLALAGVNGTLQNRFRQTLVEQKLRGKTGQLRNAMALSGYLELGHQSALVFSLLVNPFHQAPSQVQTSLDAIVEQLAQVRSC